Proteins encoded together in one Carya illinoinensis cultivar Pawnee chromosome 3, C.illinoinensisPawnee_v1, whole genome shotgun sequence window:
- the LOC122305254 gene encoding endoglucanase 12, translated as MHSANHWGGSFEITNVDVPASGEYDRSRSSEWDAAALDHHQHLDETQQSWLLGPPEKKKNSYVDFGCILISRKALKWILGSFLLAFVVIAVPIIIAKSLPKHKPDSRPPDKYSVALQKALLFFNAQKSGKLPKQNGIAWRGDSGLSDGKNDTDLKVGLVGGYYDAGDNIKFHFPMAYAMTMLSWSVIEYRHKYETIGNYDHVRELIKWGTDYLLLTFNSSATKIDKIYCQVGGHQNGSTTPDDHNCWQKPEQMDYPRPTQTCNAGPDLAGEMAAALAAASIVFQDNDAYSKKLIKGAETLFAFARDNGRRRPYSRGNPNIAPYYNSTGYYDEYMWGGAWLYYATGNSTYLSLATNSGIPKNSKAFYMIPDLSVLSWDNKLPAAMLLLTRLRIFLNPGYPYEEMLRMYHNVTGLNMCSYLQSFHVFNWTSGGMIMVNRGRPQPLQYVANTAFLASLFVDYMNATGVPGWNCGPEFISSDVLRSFATSQMDYILGKNPMNMSYVVGYGTKFPRHVHHRGASTPNDHKYYSCKEGWKWQDNKNPNPNNITGAMVGGPNQFDQFRDVRTSYNYTEPTLAGNAGLVAALVSLTSTAGNGIDVNTIFSGVPPLFPGTPPPPPPWKP; from the exons ATGCACTCAGCGAATCACTGGGGAGGCTCTTTCGAGATAACTAACGTAGACGTGCCGGCGTCGGGAGAGTACGACCGGAGCCGAAGCTCGGAATGGGACGCTGCAGCTCTGGACCATCATCAGCATCTGGATGAAACCCAACAAAGCTGGCTGTTGGGGCCAccggagaagaagaagaacagcTACGTGGACTTTGGGTGCATTCTTATTAGCCGTAAGGCCCTCAAATGGATACTGGGGTCCTTTCTCTTGGCTTTTGTCGTCATTGCAGTACCTATCATCATCGCCAAGTCCTTGCCCAAGCACAAACCCGATTCTCGCCCTCCTGACAAATATTCGGTTGCTCTCCAGAAAGCCCTCCTATTCTTCAATGCTCAGAAAT CTGGGAAATTGCCTAAGCAGAATGGTATTGCCTGGAGAGGAGATTCAGGGCTAAGTGATGGGAAGAATGATACCGATCTGAAGGTAGGGCTTGTTGGAGGATACTACGATGCTGGAGAcaatattaaatttcattttccaaTGGCTTATGCCATGACAATGCTAAGCTGGAGTGTGATTGAATACCGTCACAAATATGAGACCATTGGCAACTATGATCATGTTCGGGAACTCATTAAGTGGGGCACTGATTACTTGCTCCTAACCTTTAATTCCTCTGCCACCAAAATTGATAAGATTTATTGCCAG GTTGGTGGACATCAGAATGGCTCTACGACACCAGATGATCACAATTGCTGGCAAAAACCAGAACAAATGGACTATCCACGGCCTACACAAACTTGCAATGCAGGACCCGATCTTGCTGGAGAAATGGCAGCCGCCTTGGCTGCAGCCTCCATAGTTTTCCAGGATAATGATGCCTACTCCAAGAAGCTTATCAAAGGTGCTGAAACCCTCTTTGCCTTTGCAAGGGACAATGGAAGACGGAGGCCATATAGTCGTGGCAATCCTAATATTGCTCCTTATTACAACTCCACTGGCTACTACGATGAGTACATGTGGGGTGGCGCTTGGTTGTACTATGCCACGGGAAACAGTACCTATCTTTCACTGGCTACAAACTCTGGGATCCCTAAGAATTCCAAAGCATTTTACATGATTCCAGACTTGAGTGTGCTAAGTTGGGATAACAAGTTACCAGCAGCCATGCTGTTGTTGACAAGGCTCAGGATATTCTTGAACCCTGGCTACCCTTATGAGGAGATGCTGCGGATGTATCATAATGTGACAGGTCTTAACATGTGCTCTTATCTTCAGTCATTCCATGTCTTCAACTGGACTAGTG GAGGAATGATCATGGTGAACCGTGGACGTCCGCAGCCTCTGCAGTATGTTGCCAATACTGCTTTCTTGGCATCACTATTTGTTGATTACATGAATGCCACAGGTGTTCCAGGATGGAATTGTGGCCCCGAATTTATTTCATCCGATGTTCTTCGAAGTTTCGCCACCTCCCAG ATGGACTATATCCTAGGTAAAAACCCCATGAACATGAGCTATGTGGTAGGATATGGCACCAAGTTCCCTAGACATGTTCATCACCGGGGTGCATCAACACCAAATGATCACAAATATTATTCATGCAAAGAAGGATGGAAATGGCAGGACAACAAGAATCCCAACCCCAACAACATTACAGGAGCCATGGTTGGGGGACCTAATCAGTTTGACCAGTTCCGTGATGTGCGCACCAGTTATAATTACACCGAGCCAACTCTGGCCGGAAATGCTGGACTGGTTGCTGCACTTGTATCCCTGACCAGCACCGCCGGCAATGGCATTGATGTCAATACCATATTTTCGGGGGTTCCTCCACTCTTCCCAGGAACCCCACCTCCCCCTCCACCTTGGAAGCCATGA
- the LOC122304948 gene encoding zinc finger protein 3-like, with translation MTYLPLHGANYNNRSLGVQAHSMIQKPSHKSSSVGFWEPQGWSRPLVDQQPAIGNFHTAVGLLSRGSVGRFGLLRIMNGSPARDDEFSGFWSADNAALYKTNQEEMKKLDLSLKL, from the coding sequence ATGACTTATCTTCCTCTTCATGGTGCTAATTACAATAACAGATCGCTCGGAGTTCAGGCACATTCTATGATCCAAAAGCCTTCTCACAAATCATCTTCGGTTGGGTTCTGGGAACCTCAGGGCTGGTCAAGACCCCTCGTTGACCAACAACCAGCAATTGGGAATTTTCACACAGCAGTAGGATTGCTTTCACGAGGCAGCGTTGGTAGATTTGGATTGCTAAGAATAATGAATGGTTCTCCAGCCCGTGATGATGAATTTAGTGGATTTTGGTCTGCAGATAATGCTGCTCTTTACAAGACTAATCAAGAGGAGATGAAGAAGCTTGACTTATCTCTCAAGCTTTAA